The genomic DNA attataaactatactttggccttcaatgcctcagatccggagatcttgtcgtcggcttccgtgtgtagcttctgaccagggatggtcttgagttgtcctgtcagagtagagtctagcctctgcagccgcgcgtcgaggtcatgatgaagcgacgaactactgactcagtccactgtagcagcgtgcactgttgctccagtcagtagctggtcatcatgactcgtcgcccatgggcgcggcgctgcgtctttaatgcttgctttggtaactgacgagccgcctcggtaactggcgatccacagtgtggactgacaaaagctgccccgtgcccagcggcagcagagcctgcctcaaccactcgcacttaatgcgggtgggtgagggagcttccagcggaaggcttgcgcccgtgcccgcgtctgcgtgacacgtggcggctccggacccctcccgagcagctagctgagccgagagctcacggggggtccggatagccacgtggaggtcccggacgcacctgcgggggtccgggtccgcggccacaggtgctgagcatttccacctctgggacacgtggtgacaccggacccatccccgaacgggaagcgggtccgggaccgttggtccggtgagatggagtcggaacccaggagtccggctgctcagctccttagggcgtagttacggataactacgcgagtcttggcacagtaggagtgggtaccccagttgcagggtaccgacagtattATTGAGACAGCGGGTATCTTGTATGATTGTGATTTATGTTTGAAAAAACATTCTAATTTCTTCCGTAGTCACGGACACCTTCTTTTGGAAGTGTCTCAAATCGACACTCAGGGTTGGAGTTCATGGAAACTTGCAACAGCTATCAGGATTGTATGCTGCCCCTATGTTACAACAACTGAATATGAAGAGGTAAATATTTTGTAGATGTGTTCCTGACTTGGTGTGCATTTTATGCAGACTTGTCATTCAATTATTTAGCAAAAGCTTGTTTTTTCCCAGATGTTTACAATGGAGGTACTGACAAAGTTGTTGGATGATTCTCCTGAATACGATGGCAAGATCTTGAAGCGGACCTGCCTGAAAATCTATGGAGAAATGATCCGTGGCCACAATATGAAGGCTGATGCACTAGAACATATGAAGTTATTGGTCAGGGAAGCTAAAGAAGCTTATGAAGCTGAACAAGCTAAAAAGGCATATGAAGCTGAACAAGCTACAAAGGCACATGAAGCTGATCAAGGGGAAAAGCCTGTGCATCCACATAAGTCGACTGAGAGAAGAGTACCAGATACTGAAGCTGCCATCCAAGAGATCAAGGAAGAAGTTGTCAACGGGGTGCCTGGGAATCCACATAAGTCACCCGAGGGAGGATTATTGGGTACTGAAGCTCCCATCCAGGAGGACAAGAACGTTGTCAATGGTCCCCCTGGGAATCCACATAAGTTGCGCAAGGGAGGAGTACTGGATACTGGAGCTGTCGTCCAGGAGATCAAGAAAGAAGTGCTCAGTGGCCCCCCTTTGGATCCACATAAGTTGCCTGAGGGAAGAGGACTGGATACTGAAGCTGTCATCCAGGAGATCAAGAAAGAAGTGATCAATGGGGCCCCTGGGGATGCTCATAAGTTGCCTGCGGGAGGAGTCCTGGGTACTGAAGCTTGCATTCGAGGGTCAGTTGCACACCTCGGAGCCCACGCAAGTCTACCAAGGGCAGCTTAGTGGGTTCTGAAGCTGCCATCGATTGGCTCAAGAAAGAAGTCTGAAGTCGTTTTCGCAGGACATACACCTTGAGTGCAAGTTTCCTGTTATTGTCATTACTGTTAAGATATCGATATATTTAGCTGTGATGTGTGCCAGACCCGTTACCATTTAGTGTAGAGTTTATCCTGTGGTGTTATCTGGCTCCTTATCTTTTCTATGTCCATTGTAAATCGCAGATGATTTATTTATGTGCCATGTTTGGAGTCGCTTTAGAGCAGGGCTAATGGTTTAGCTAGCTGCTGGCGGAATGCATCAGTCACGTCAGCTTGAGCCTTAAACAAAGCTCGTTCATACAATAGAGCTGGCTTTGGCTTTTAAGTTGGCTAATAAAGTACCTGAATTAATGAGCAAGTAATTAATGCTTGCATGTGGATACAATCTGATTATCAATATTTTGTGGCCATTCACTGTTAGATGAGCCCCTCACGTTGGGCCTTCCAGCCAtctatgttttttttcttttgaaataaaatcGTCGGACATACGCTGATACACAGAAAATACAGTACATGAAAATCAGCATCTCTGTCTGAACAACTGGCCCGGTTCACCGGAACAATAGATCGAGACCTACTAGAACTGATTTTCAAAAAGTTCGTCTTTCAGAATTCCAAAAAAAGAAATACATTCTCGTCTTTCACAACTACCAGCTACTCACAGTCATGTGCTTATTGGCTATCTGTCCCAGAGGCACTGAACATGAACTAAACTTGAGAACGGCAACTCTAAGAACACTTGAAACATCCACCAAAAAGTGAAAGAGTTCATCGGAATTTAAAACAACAAAGGGTGCCTAAAGCGGATGAAACATAAAACTTGATAGTGATCCCAATGCGTGGTGCAGATGGTGTGATGGAAACGGATTCTATCAAGCATGGGAGCTACGCAAGATCCCATGGAAGTAGCCTCCGACCATGACCAGGGACACGAGTGACACAACACCGGCTGGGAATATCTTCCCGGACTTCTTGAAGCGAGACCCCATCACTGACAGTAGCGCAGCCGATATGCCTAGaatgcaaaataaaaaagatgtCAGGTGAAAAATCCAGGTTCATAAAACTGCCAAGCAAAGGAAAGGGCCAAATGACCAGAAAAAAGATTGTGTACCTAGACCAATTGATGATGCAAAGACAGGCCTCACTGGGAGTTGAGTGTGGACGAAGTACAGGACGAGAGCTGATATGCCTCCTGCAGCCAAGGATTTCTGGCTTCCACTCTTCATATATCCCCATCACACCACCAGCTACAAACATTAAAGGCAGAGCAATCAGCTCCCATAATTTTTTGCACTTTGGCAGGAACAGTCagcatagaaaaaaaattgcatctcAAGATATATCCAGGCATAATGCAGTAAATATGCGCATCTAAAACAGGTACGTAAACACTGCACAACTTGATTGGTGGAGCTGAGGTTATGCCAGGAACCCCGGCTAACTTCAACAAGGACAGTAAACATGGGAAAAGGAACCCCAGGTATCAGAGGCACCAAAAAGAAAGACCACCGGCTGCTATATTAAGGAATAAAAACACTTCTTTGCAGCATTAAGTCAATTCATATTAGGAGCAATATCATAACAGTGTTATTTTCCTTAGGCGTTAATGGGATTAGATAATATAAACAAAAAGAGCATTCTGTGGCACACAGATGTAATGCACTTCTATGTTTGCGAAAACATCCCAATGTCATCTTCATTCTGATTTATCCTATTTCCAAGTCAACTTTGACCAATGCCATCAAACTGATCCTCAGAAATGTCAAGGGCAATAATCATATGTACAgtatgaagccaagaaactccATCTAATGAGGGGCGCAATGGCTATAGTGCAGTACGCAGAAGACAGTGCATGAAATAAGAATGGTGAGTAATCACCACTTCCAAAGAATTCAATTACTATCATTTGTAGATATCACCACATTGGCACACAAAGATATATAATTCTGACTTATCACTATCCCAAGGAGAATAATGACTCAATGAGAGCCGAAAGTGAAACAAAACAATTAAAAAAGTTACACTAGTCAAATGGAGAGTGATAATAAGGGCACTGGTTCGTGTTGTGCCTCTAAAAACATGCAGACATTACAGGACTTGATTGGCGGAGCTGTGGTTAAGCCAGGAATATCTTTCTGCTAACTTCGATAAACATGATAAGGAACACCAAGTATCAAAGGCGCCATGTAGAAAGACCATCAGCAGCTATGTCATTGAAATAAACCACTTCTGCACTTCAATGTACAATTAAGTCACCATTTCTAGCTTGTTTGAATGCACATGATATCCTTCACGCTAGGAGCAATACTACAGTATTATCATTCCCCTTAGGCTGTTATTGGAGTTAGACAACAAGCAAGCTGATCATTCTATTTTCTATGGTACACAGAGAGGTAAGTTATTTCTATATTTGCCGAAACGTACCAATTTCATTTTTATTCTGGTACACAGAGAGGTAAGCTGATCATTCTATTGTCGCggggtttctaggggtacccacagccgggtggcggagcgcacccgcctattcccctgtgagggagtactcggggaagtactaggcaatggggctgaatctatgctgagacaaggactcaagaacacacgatttagagtggttcgggccgccggagcgtaataccctacgtccactgggagatgttttgttcttggtggtgtgtatgaacctatcctctgctggccttggcactcacccagcctgaggtcttctagcggcgccccctccttttatagatcaagggggagcggatacattggacgttgggccccgacaagtgggcccaacgtctgtgcagcatactgcgcagagtacttaaaaGACAACAatggttacgaatcttttcctccgatatgcgtactgctgctcttctgacccaGAGGGGTCTtcccttgtcccgtcagctaggtgcccgttggagtagcgtagcttgcggcgtggcctgctgaggctattatgtaggcgtcataatgggcgaaaccgagccgtcgtatccatctgctatggcagactggcaggcgtggcgtgggcggcgccagcggctccactaccttggtaatacgcgatcaatagtgtcccctggtcaatgaaacgcctcgcCTTCTGCTACAACAATGCGGACGTCCATctaccacaatgaatgcagcggtgggtgaggcttagtaagCGGCCTTGTGcctgtagacacgtgtcggctccggaccgccccgaggcagggcgtcgacttcttccctcagAGAGGGGTCCGGTCATTATACAGGTGGTccaggaccccatgaggggtccgggactccgcgggggtccggactcctcaggaggtccggagccccagcTACTTGCGTTTGAGTGCCTGCctctcccgggacacgtggcgtctccggaccttcCCCAGTCGTGGAACAGTTCCGGATTGTTGTCGGGGgaacaggacttcggaccgcaggggtccagctgtttggatgtagtcaaggataactacaaaggcccttgcctagacacagcaagagggggtaccccagtcctggggtaccgacagtggcccccgggcccacctagGGAGAGGAACAAACCCGCGGGTGGGccactatcgtgatgtgtttccacgcaagctcgattgcgttggtgtgctcatgcagagagcgggtgctccggacccctgaggctggtacacctgttgccaggttcaggtactagagcgctctcctcagggcgacgagggtgtaggcttaggatacggaaccaagctaagcggctacacagccctcggatcgctcagggagcaagcaccactttCCGGACCCggcacttggagcgaccgtggcgagcggtctccgccggagcgggccaccggagtggacttggagcgaccgtggcgagcggtctccgccggagcaggccaccggagtggacttggggcgaccgtggcgagcggtctccgtcggagcgggccaccggagtggacttggagtgaccgtggcgagcggtctccgccggagcgggccaccggagtggacttggagcgaccgtggtgagcggtctccgccggagcgggccaccggagtggacttggagcgaccgtggcgagcggtctccgccggagcgggccaccggagtggacttggagcgaccgtggcgagcggtctccgccggagcgggccaccggagtggacttggagcgaccgtggcgagcggtctccgccggagcgggccaccggagtggacttgggtcgaccgtggcgagcggtctccgccggagcgggccaccggagtggacttgggtcgttgctgacgatccgatgaagcatgttatCGGACCTCATGGTAAgatgcaaagaaaccaagccttatactagaagggagcccgggacTCCTAAAGACAGCAGACTCGGATACTAGAGCACTTGTATCAGGGTagcgaagtacgtaaacttagggtacattaccaggctaagctacgcggatcttctctaccccaggatacaaataccacttctccagagcaggtccttaggggtccggactgccttccagctagaagggatgtcttcacctgaccacaagccagcaacttaacttggattgttagcaacaagggaaactccgttcaagaggaaagaatagttaaaccaaggc from Panicum virgatum strain AP13 chromosome 7N, P.virgatum_v5, whole genome shotgun sequence includes the following:
- the LOC120681662 gene encoding uncharacterized protein LOC120681662, translating into MFTMEVLTKLLDDSPEYDGKILKRTCLKIYGEMIRGHNMKADALEHMKLLVREAKEAYEAEQAKKAYEAEQATKAHEADQGEKPVHPHKSTERRVPDTEAAIQEIKEEVVNGVPGNPHKSPEGGLLGTEAPIQEDKNVVNGPPGNPHKLRKGGVLDTGAVVQEIKKEVLSGPPLDPHKLPEGRGLDTEAVIQEIKKEVINGAPGDAHKLPAGGVLGTEACIRGSVAHLGAHASLPRAA